The following coding sequences lie in one Tachysurus fulvidraco isolate hzauxx_2018 chromosome 19, HZAU_PFXX_2.0, whole genome shotgun sequence genomic window:
- the gnsa gene encoding N-acetylglucosamine-6-sulfatase gives MASNIRLCFHTTLHWTFIWVCMLWSSMAVMTKTYQRPNIVLILTDDLDISIGGMIPLNKTRKLIGDAGITFTNTFVASPLCCPSRASILTGKYPHNHRVINNTLEGNCSSLAWQKSQEPYTFPVLLQKHLYYQTFFAGKYMNEYGNKQSGGVEHIPPGWDHWFALERNSKYYNYTLSVNGKAQRHGQNYTEDYLTDVLANISLDFLQYKSNYRPFFMMVSTPAPHSPWTAAPQYESHFSEVKAPRDPSFNTHSKDKHWLIRQAKTPMSNSSVEFLDNAYKKRWRTLLSVDDLVEKVVKKLEAQGDLENTYIFFTSDNGYHTGQFSLPMDKRQLYEFDIRVPLLVRGPDIKPNQTSPLLVANIDLGPTILDMAGYEVNKTQMDGMSFLPVMIGKENSTTWRSDFLVEYEGEGHNVSDPACPSLGPGVSECFPDCVCEDAYNNTYACVRTVSQTSNLQYCEFDDNEVFVEVYNLTADPFQLKNIAKSIDQEVLEKMNHRLMMLQSCSGQSCRTPGVYDSRFKFDPQMIINSLRPHGSRLRQVLK, from the exons ATGGCCTCGAATATTCGGTTATGTTTCCACACAACATTACATTGGACTTTTATTTGGGTCTGTATGCTGTGGAGCAGCATGGCAGTGATGACCAAAACCTACCAAAGACCAAACATTGTGTTGATCCTCACAGATGATTTGGACATTTCCATCGGCGGAATG ATTCcattaaacaaaacaaggaAGTTAATTGGGGATGCAGGAATAACCTTTACAAAcact TTTGTTGCCAGTCCCCTGTGCTGTCCCAGCAGAGCCAGCATCCTTACAGGCAAATACCCACACAACCACCGTGTGATCAACAATACTTTGGAAGGAAACTGCAGCAGTCTCGCCTGGCAGAAGAGCCAGGAGCCTTATACTTTCCCTGTCTTACTGCAGAAACATCTCTACTACCAAACGTTCTTCGCGGGGAAGTACATGAACGAG TATGGAAACAAACAGTCTGGTGGAGTGGAACATATTCCCCCAGGCTGGGACCACTGGTTTGCACTG GAGAGAAActcaaaatattacaattacaCATTATCAGTAAATGGTAAAGCACAGAGGCATGGACAGAATTATACTGAGGACTATCTTACTGATGTTCTG GCCAACATATCACTAGACTTTCTTCAGTACAAGTCTAACTACAGGCCATTTTTCATGATGGTGTCTACACCAGCTCCTCATTCTCCCTGGACAGCTGCTCCACAATATGAGAGCCACTTTTCTGAAGTCAAAGCCCCAAGAGATCCCAGTTTTAATACCCACAGCAAG GATAAACACTGGCTAATTCGACAGGCAAAGACTCCAATGTCAAACTCCTCTGTGGAATTCCTGGACAATGCTTACAAAAAACG GTGGCGCACTCTTTTGTCTGTAGACGACCTGGTGGAGAAGGTGGTAAAGAAATTGGAAGCTCAAGGAGATCTGGAGAACACGTACATCTTTTTCACTTCTGACAATGGCTATCACACTG gccaGTTTTCTCTTCCCATGGACAAGCGTCAGCTTTATGAGTTCGACATCAGAGTTCCTCTGCTAGTACGTGGACCAGACATCAAGCCCAACCAGACCAGCCCG TTACTTGTAGCTAATATAGATTTGGGCCCAACTATCCTGGACATGGCGGGGTATGAGGTAAATAAGACCCAGATGGATGGGATGTCCTTTCTACCTGTTATG ATTGGTAAGGAGAACAGCACAACATGGAGGTCTGACTTTCTGGTGGAGTATGAGGGAGAAGGACACAATGTCTCAGATCCAGCCTGTCCCAGCCTGGGCCCAGGTGTCTCA GAATGTTTTCCTGACTGTGTATGTGAAGATGCGTACAACAACACATATGCTTGCGTTCGTACCGTCTCCCAGACTAGCAACCTGCAGTACTGCGAGTTTGATGATAATGAG GTGTTCGTAGAAGTGTATAACCTGACAGCAGACCCCTTCCAACTCAAGAACATTGCCAAAAGCATCGATCAGGAGGTTCTGGAGAAAATGAATCATCGACTGATGATGCTGCAGTCATGTTCAGGACAGTCGTGCAGAACACCTGGAGTCTACGATTCACG GTTTAAATTTGATCCTCAGATGATAATCAACAGTCTCCGGCCTCATGGAAGCCGACTCCGGCAGGTGCTAAAGTAA